One window from the genome of Leptolyngbya ohadii IS1 encodes:
- a CDS encoding 3'-5' exonuclease produces the protein MATLIPAFSSCSQRMTAGERRLARVLESHLDDDYLLWYDVPIGPKRLHPDFIVLHPGRGLFVLEVKDWKLSTIAQVNPGEVTIVTPDGTKQVKNPLEQARDYALAINKMLEGDDQLVQQFGRYAGNLICPYAYGVVLTNITRKAFESEPALSQVLNPHLVICQDEIRETIDPGEFQQRLWDLSPYQFGNWLSSEQIDRIRWHLFPDLRITSKQLSLAIEEFAEPEPESLAATIPDIIRIMDLQQEQLARSLGDGNRIIHGVAGSGKTLILAYRCQFLAQSITKPILVVCFNVSLAAKLRQMMQEKGLGDRVVVRHFHGWCSDELRAYRIPRPDSRQYKGEAYVEELVQRVIESVDAGIIPAGRYGAVLIDEGHDFQPEWLKLVAQMVDAETRSLLVLYDDAQSLYEKQSNRKFSFKSVGIQAQGRTTILKLNYRNTQEVLSVAYEFAKEVFTAAEVQEEDAPVIVQPQSAGRHGAKPDLIRLPSFRQETDYLVDRIQQFRERGTAWNEIAIVYRARFMGEQVCKRLREAEIPVEWVNETSDSRDFNAAEQSIKLLTMHSSKGLEFPIIFIPGIGFMPNPGGSETEEARLLYVAMTRAIDQLVLTCDRQSEFVKRLELAMSWVN, from the coding sequence ATGGCAACCCTGATTCCCGCCTTCAGTAGCTGTAGCCAGCGGATGACTGCTGGAGAAAGACGACTGGCTAGAGTACTTGAGAGTCATCTAGACGACGATTATCTGCTGTGGTATGACGTACCGATCGGCCCTAAACGTCTGCACCCGGACTTTATTGTGCTGCACCCAGGACGGGGGCTGTTTGTGCTGGAAGTGAAGGATTGGAAGCTGAGTACGATCGCACAGGTCAATCCGGGTGAGGTTACGATCGTCACGCCCGATGGTACAAAGCAAGTTAAAAACCCGCTAGAACAGGCGCGGGACTATGCGCTTGCCATTAATAAAATGCTGGAGGGTGATGACCAACTGGTGCAGCAATTTGGTCGTTATGCAGGGAATCTCATCTGTCCCTATGCCTATGGAGTTGTACTGACCAATATCACGCGCAAAGCATTTGAGTCAGAGCCTGCTCTCTCTCAGGTGCTTAATCCTCATTTGGTTATTTGCCAGGATGAGATCCGAGAAACCATAGACCCCGGTGAATTTCAGCAGCGGCTCTGGGATTTGAGTCCCTATCAGTTTGGCAACTGGCTATCATCGGAGCAAATTGATCGCATCCGGTGGCATCTGTTTCCTGATCTGCGAATTACGAGCAAGCAACTGTCGTTGGCGATCGAAGAATTCGCCGAGCCAGAACCCGAAAGTCTCGCAGCAACAATTCCAGACATCATCCGCATCATGGACTTACAGCAGGAGCAGCTTGCCCGTAGCCTGGGGGATGGCAATCGGATTATTCATGGCGTGGCAGGCTCCGGCAAAACGTTGATTCTGGCGTACCGCTGCCAGTTCCTCGCCCAAAGCATCACCAAGCCGATTCTCGTCGTCTGCTTTAACGTCTCCCTGGCGGCAAAGCTCCGACAGATGATGCAGGAGAAGGGGTTAGGCGATCGGGTGGTTGTCCGTCATTTTCATGGCTGGTGCAGCGACGAGCTTCGCGCCTACCGAATTCCACGACCCGACTCCAGACAGTACAAGGGTGAAGCTTATGTTGAGGAATTGGTACAACGAGTCATCGAATCAGTCGATGCCGGAATTATCCCCGCTGGTCGGTATGGGGCAGTTCTTATTGACGAAGGGCATGATTTTCAGCCGGAGTGGTTGAAGTTGGTGGCGCAGATGGTCGATGCCGAAACACGATCGCTCCTCGTACTGTACGACGATGCCCAATCGCTCTACGAAAAGCAGAGCAATCGAAAGTTTAGCTTCAAGAGCGTGGGCATCCAGGCACAGGGACGAACGACTATCCTGAAACTGAATTACCGGAACACTCAAGAAGTTTTATCGGTTGCCTATGAATTCGCTAAGGAGGTCTTTACTGCCGCTGAAGTGCAGGAAGAGGATGCTCCGGTGATTGTGCAGCCCCAAAGCGCAGGACGGCACGGAGCCAAACCCGATCTGATTCGCCTGCCCAGCTTCCGGCAGGAAACTGATTATTTAGTCGATCGCATTCAGCAATTTCGTGAGCGGGGCACTGCCTGGAATGAAATAGCAATCGTCTACCGTGCCCGATTTATGGGTGAGCAAGTTTGTAAGCGGCTCCGGGAAGCCGAGATCCCCGTCGAATGGGTCAACGAAACCAGCGATAGCCGCGACTTTAATGCCGCTGAGCAAAGTATCAAGCTGCTGACGATGCACTCTAGCAAGGGGCTTGAATTCCCGATCATCTTTATTCCCGGCATTGGATTTATGCCAAACCCAGGCGGATCTGAAACTGAGGAGGCGCGACTATTATATGTGGCAATGACCAGGGCGATCGATCAACTGGTGCTGACGTGCGATCGTCAATCTGAGTTTGTGAAGCGGTTAGAACTGGCGATGAGCTGGGTGAACTAG
- a CDS encoding Smr/MutS family protein: MPRSSSAVSPTSISSIADSLTTLPEKAKEGYTLREAIAALAEPIRTALERGYSHADIAVILHDHGIPISPGSLKSYLPQKGQPKRRTRRPRKTETLPAIEAVSEVVSTPEPTPAPVEEAPKRRGRQPGTKTAAKTPAKTATKTAAKAEAETLPVIEAIIEAVSTPEPIPAPTEEAAPKKRRGRQPGTKTAAKTTTETAAKPSTKASTKTAAKAKAAPRTTTGKGRGRKKQS, translated from the coding sequence ATGCCTCGTTCTTCTTCTGCCGTTTCCCCCACGTCAATCAGCAGCATTGCCGATAGTCTCACCACGCTTCCTGAGAAGGCAAAGGAAGGATATACCCTCAGAGAAGCGATCGCAGCGCTGGCAGAGCCGATCCGCACGGCATTGGAGCGAGGCTATAGCCATGCGGATATTGCAGTCATCCTGCACGATCATGGTATTCCCATTTCTCCTGGTTCTCTCAAGTCTTACCTACCCCAAAAAGGTCAACCCAAGCGCCGCACCCGTCGCCCTCGCAAAACTGAAACGCTTCCCGCCATTGAAGCAGTTAGCGAAGTAGTCAGCACGCCTGAACCGACTCCTGCCCCGGTTGAAGAAGCACCTAAGCGTCGGGGACGACAGCCAGGTACGAAGACGGCTGCTAAAACACCTGCCAAAACAGCTACTAAGACGGCAGCTAAAGCAGAGGCTGAAACACTTCCCGTCATCGAAGCAATCATTGAAGCCGTCAGCACGCCTGAACCTATTCCTGCTCCTACTGAAGAGGCTGCTCCTAAAAAACGTCGGGGACGACAGCCGGGTACAAAGACGGCAGCTAAAACTACCACTGAAACTGCTGCTAAACCGTCTACCAAAGCATCGACCAAAACGGCTGCTAAAGCAAAGGCTGCTCCTCGCACGACAACAGGCAAAGGTCGGGGACGGAAAAAGCAAAGCTAG
- a CDS encoding HU family DNA-binding protein: MRLGILTRLCKKWIEAFRFYTTFHRPNLTFSYSLRKNEGSSHDHLHYNSIDELPEIPMNKGELVDQIAEKANVTKKEADAILSAAVESIMEAVAEGDKVTLVGFGTFERRDRQAREGRNPQTGQTISIPASKVPAFSAGKGFKDAVAG; encoded by the coding sequence ATGCGTCTGGGGATTCTGACAAGGTTGTGTAAAAAATGGATTGAAGCGTTCAGATTTTACACAACCTTTCACAGACCAAATCTGACATTTTCGTATTCCTTACGAAAGAATGAGGGTTCCAGCCACGATCATCTGCACTATAATTCAATCGACGAATTACCGGAAATACCCATGAACAAGGGCGAACTGGTCGATCAAATTGCAGAAAAGGCAAACGTGACGAAGAAAGAAGCCGACGCGATCCTCAGTGCAGCCGTCGAGTCCATCATGGAAGCTGTGGCAGAAGGTGATAAAGTCACGCTCGTTGGCTTCGGCACCTTCGAGCGTCGCGACCGTCAGGCACGGGAAGGGCGTAATCCTCAGACCGGACAAACTATCTCCATTCCTGCCTCTAAAGTCCCTGCCTTCTCTGCTGGAAAGGGCTTTAAGGATGCTGTAGCAGGCTAA